The following coding sequences are from one Streptomyces angustmyceticus window:
- a CDS encoding GntR family transcriptional regulator has protein sequence MAAQENSSPKYRRIADALKRAIAEGEFRPGDRLPGENELMDRHGVARMTARQALGVLTSEGLAEARKGAGVFVRAFRPIRRRGVPRLAREQWGEGRSVWSADVPGRDLVVDEVTVDEEPATESVAEQLGLAPGDPVIVRRRRFVLDGKPVLLSVSFLPAVLVAGSAIVQPDTGPGGVYARLAELGAGPARFREEVRSRMPAPEEARRLHLPAGTPVVLISRTASAADGRTVEVNEMILDSSAYVLEYDFDA, from the coding sequence ATGGCCGCACAGGAGAACTCGTCGCCCAAGTACCGGCGGATCGCCGATGCTCTGAAGCGGGCGATCGCAGAGGGGGAGTTCCGGCCCGGCGACCGGCTGCCCGGGGAGAACGAGCTGATGGACCGGCACGGCGTCGCGCGGATGACGGCGCGACAGGCACTCGGCGTGCTCACCTCGGAGGGGCTGGCCGAGGCCCGCAAGGGTGCCGGGGTCTTCGTGCGGGCGTTCCGGCCGATCCGGCGCCGTGGGGTCCCGCGCCTGGCCCGCGAGCAATGGGGCGAGGGGAGGTCGGTCTGGTCGGCCGATGTCCCGGGCCGTGACCTCGTGGTGGACGAGGTCACGGTCGACGAGGAACCGGCGACCGAGAGCGTCGCCGAGCAGCTCGGCCTGGCGCCCGGGGACCCGGTGATCGTGCGGCGGCGCCGGTTCGTGCTCGACGGCAAGCCGGTGTTGCTGTCCGTCTCCTTCCTCCCCGCTGTCCTTGTCGCGGGATCGGCGATCGTGCAGCCGGACACCGGGCCGGGCGGCGTCTACGCCCGGCTCGCCGAGCTGGGCGCGGGGCCCGCCCGCTTCCGGGAGGAGGTGCGGTCGCGCATGCCGGCGCCGGAAGAGGCCCGCCGTCTGCACCTTCCGGCGGGTACGCCCGTCGTCCTCATCAGCCGGACGGCCAGTGCCGCCGACGGGCGCACGGTCGAGGTCAACGAGATGATCCTCGACTCGTCCGCCTACGTGCTGGAGTACGACTTCGACGCCTGA
- a CDS encoding alpha,alpha-trehalose-phosphate synthase (UDP-forming), which translates to MVSERSAAPVGAEVLVASNRGPVSYGLAEDGTLTAKRGGGGLVSGLSAIGPDADAVWVCAALGEGDREAVRRTGGALDPADTGGQRVRMLDIPAEVQAAAYNGIANSVLWFVHHMLYQTPLEPAFDAEFRDRWAAYESYNRAFARALADEAAEGAAVLVQDYHLSLVPGVLRELRPDVRIAHFSHTPWAPPEYFRILPDDIAGQLLRGMLGADRLGFLTHRWADAFRACCAEAVGGIGDTVIGVHGLGADAGFLRERSGRPDVDERLAALREQIGTAPDGTPRRTVVRVDRTELSKNIVRGLLAYRELLADRPEWRERVVHLAFAYPSRQDLAVYREYTAEVGRLAEEINAEYGTDRWQPVVLHVKDDFARSLAAYRLADVALVNPIRDGMNLVAKEIPVISEQGCALVLSREAGAHEELGDAALTVNPYDIVGTARALDAALSMEAGERRERTARLAAAATALPPAQWFLDQLQALRETTPKRATS; encoded by the coding sequence ATGGTGTCCGAGCGCAGTGCGGCCCCTGTGGGGGCCGAGGTTCTTGTGGCGTCCAATCGCGGGCCGGTCTCGTACGGCCTGGCGGAGGACGGCACGCTCACCGCCAAGCGGGGCGGGGGCGGGCTGGTGTCCGGGCTGTCGGCCATCGGGCCCGATGCTGACGCGGTGTGGGTGTGTGCCGCGCTCGGGGAGGGCGACCGGGAGGCCGTACGGCGGACGGGTGGTGCGCTGGATCCGGCCGACACCGGTGGACAGCGCGTCCGGATGCTGGACATTCCGGCCGAGGTGCAGGCCGCGGCCTACAACGGCATCGCGAACTCCGTGCTGTGGTTCGTCCACCACATGCTCTACCAGACCCCGCTGGAGCCGGCCTTCGACGCGGAGTTCCGGGACCGGTGGGCGGCGTACGAGTCCTACAACCGCGCCTTCGCCCGGGCGCTCGCCGACGAGGCGGCCGAGGGCGCGGCGGTGCTGGTGCAGGACTACCACCTGTCCCTGGTCCCGGGGGTGCTGCGGGAGCTGCGGCCGGACGTGCGGATCGCCCATTTCTCGCACACGCCGTGGGCGCCGCCGGAGTACTTCCGGATACTGCCGGACGACATCGCCGGGCAACTGCTGCGCGGCATGCTGGGCGCCGACCGGCTGGGGTTCCTCACCCACCGCTGGGCGGACGCGTTCCGCGCCTGCTGCGCGGAGGCGGTCGGCGGCATCGGCGACACCGTGATCGGTGTGCACGGGCTCGGGGCGGACGCCGGGTTCCTGCGGGAGCGGTCGGGGCGGCCGGACGTCGACGAACGCCTGGCCGCGCTGCGGGAGCAGATCGGCACGGCCCCCGACGGGACGCCGCGCCGGACCGTCGTCCGGGTGGACCGGACCGAGCTGTCGAAGAACATCGTGCGGGGGCTGCTCGCCTACCGGGAGCTGCTGGCGGACCGGCCGGAGTGGCGCGAGCGGGTGGTCCATCTCGCCTTCGCCTATCCCTCGCGCCAGGACCTGGCGGTCTACCGGGAGTACACGGCGGAGGTCGGCCGGCTGGCCGAGGAGATCAACGCCGAGTACGGCACGGACCGTTGGCAGCCGGTCGTCCTGCATGTGAAGGACGACTTCGCGCGCTCGCTGGCCGCGTACCGGCTGGCCGACGTGGCGCTGGTCAACCCGATCAGGGACGGCATGAACCTCGTCGCGAAGGAGATCCCGGTGATCTCCGAGCAGGGCTGTGCGCTGGTGCTCTCCCGGGAGGCCGGCGCCCACGAGGAGCTGGGCGACGCCGCCCTGACGGTCAATCCGTACGACATCGTCGGCACCGCGCGGGCGCTGGACGCGGCGCTGTCGATGGAGGCCGGGGAGCGCCGCGAACGCACGGCCCGGCTGGCCGCCGCCGCCACGGCGCTGCCGCCGGCGCAGTGGTTCCTGGACCAGTTGCAGGCTCTGAGGGAGACCACCCCCAAGCGAGCCACGTCCTGA
- the otsB gene encoding trehalose-phosphatase, which yields MGSPPNAAPHSQPTPGPLPTPRTPAGRDGLAALLAHPERTVVALDFDGTLADIVPDPEKARAHQGAVAALGRLVPRLRAAAVITGRPATVAVRLGGFADVPGLDHLTVLGHYGAERWEAATGTVHAPAPHPGVAAIQAELPGVLDASGVWHGTWVETAVERKGGRAIAVHTRRATDPQGAFDQLRGPLTALAERHGLIVEPGRLVLELRPPGMDKGVALADWIRETGATTVLYAGDDLGDLAAFAAVEKLRSDGLHGVLVCSGSNEVTELADRADLVVDGPTGVVGLLAALADHLGEGREV from the coding sequence ATGGGCAGCCCCCCGAACGCCGCGCCGCACTCCCAGCCGACTCCCGGCCCCCTGCCGACACCGCGTACCCCCGCCGGCCGCGACGGCCTCGCCGCGCTGCTGGCCCACCCCGAACGCACCGTCGTCGCCCTCGACTTCGACGGCACCCTCGCCGACATCGTCCCCGACCCGGAGAAGGCCCGCGCCCATCAGGGCGCCGTCGCCGCCCTCGGCCGCCTGGTGCCGCGGCTGCGCGCCGCCGCGGTGATCACGGGCCGCCCGGCCACCGTCGCGGTCCGCCTCGGCGGCTTCGCCGACGTACCGGGCCTGGACCACCTCACCGTCCTCGGCCACTACGGCGCCGAGCGCTGGGAGGCCGCCACCGGCACCGTCCACGCACCCGCCCCGCACCCCGGCGTCGCCGCCATACAGGCCGAACTCCCCGGCGTCCTGGACGCGTCCGGCGTCTGGCACGGCACCTGGGTCGAGACCGCCGTCGAGCGCAAGGGCGGCCGCGCCATCGCCGTCCACACCCGCCGCGCCACCGACCCCCAGGGCGCCTTCGACCAGCTGCGCGGCCCGCTCACGGCGCTCGCCGAACGCCACGGCCTGATCGTCGAACCGGGCCGCCTCGTCCTGGAACTCCGCCCGCCCGGCATGGACAAGGGCGTCGCCCTGGCCGACTGGATCCGCGAGACCGGCGCCACCACCGTCCTCTACGCCGGTGACGACCTGGGCGACCTGGCCGCCTTCGCCGCCGTCGAGAAGCTCCGCTCCGACGGCCTCCACGGCGTCCTGGTGTGCAGCGGCAGCAACGAGGTCACCGAACTCGCCGACCGCGCCGACCTGGTGGTCGACGGCCCCACCGGAGTCGTCGGCCTGCTCGCCGCCCTGGCCGATCACCTGGGGGAGGGCCGGGAGGTCTAG
- a CDS encoding DUF3263 domain-containing protein, with translation MSSGTEGTGGPAGPGGGPGTGESPAGPGVGSGTDESPAGLSARDEAVLAVERRSWPGPGPKERAVREQLGISPTRYYQLLNALLDDPRALAHDPVTINRLRRVRDARRGRR, from the coding sequence ATGAGCAGCGGTACGGAGGGCACGGGCGGCCCGGCAGGTCCGGGCGGCGGCCCCGGCACCGGCGAGAGCCCCGCGGGTCCGGGCGTCGGCAGCGGTACGGACGAGAGCCCCGCCGGCCTGTCCGCCCGCGACGAGGCGGTGCTCGCCGTCGAACGCCGCTCCTGGCCGGGCCCCGGCCCCAAGGAACGTGCCGTCCGCGAGCAACTGGGCATCTCCCCGACCCGCTACTACCAGCTCCTCAACGCCCTCCTGGACGACCCCCGCGCCCTCGCCCACGACCCGGTCACCATCAACCGCCTGCGCCGCGTCCGCGACGCCCGCCGCGGCCGCCGGTGA
- a CDS encoding ABC transporter substrate-binding protein: MQRRYLSLAAAIATTMTLTLTGCGSGTGSGDDVTLKLVAADYGDSKSNGSQHYWDELAGAFEKKHPGIKVDVDVYSWTDVDKKVEDMVKDGHAPDLAQIGAYADYAAKGQLYSADQLLSIPVQADFTPSLAEAGEYKRVQYGMPFGASTRRLFYNKKLFAQAGIASPPQDWDDIAHDAELLKAHGVSMPFALPLGPEETQAETLQWMLSGGGGYTDSIGKYTIDSPENVKTFTWLQKNLVAKGLTGTDPAKLNRAAAFQGFADGKVGMLNGHPTLMKQAGAKGIDYGSVELPGTNGKAKNTMGVADWMMAFKQGGHRAQVGKFLDFVYSDKNVEKFSAEYGLLPVTTSASEAMQADDTYAKLHGFLKQLPNAEFYPANKTSWPLISKTVKAKMGAAVDPRGNPAGVLTDIQNTADAADNTGE, translated from the coding sequence GTGCAGCGGCGGTACTTGAGCCTGGCGGCGGCAATCGCCACCACCATGACGCTGACGCTTACCGGCTGCGGCAGCGGCACCGGTAGCGGCGACGACGTCACTCTCAAACTGGTCGCGGCGGACTACGGCGACAGCAAGTCCAACGGCTCCCAGCACTACTGGGACGAACTCGCCGGCGCCTTCGAGAAGAAGCACCCCGGCATCAAGGTCGACGTCGACGTCTACAGCTGGACGGACGTCGACAAGAAGGTCGAGGACATGGTCAAGGACGGCCACGCCCCCGACCTCGCCCAGATCGGCGCCTACGCCGACTACGCCGCCAAGGGCCAGCTCTACAGCGCCGACCAGCTGCTCTCCATCCCCGTCCAGGCCGACTTCACCCCCTCCCTCGCGGAGGCCGGCGAGTACAAGCGCGTCCAGTACGGCATGCCCTTCGGCGCCAGCACCCGGCGGCTCTTCTACAACAAGAAGCTCTTCGCCCAGGCCGGCATCGCCTCCCCGCCGCAGGACTGGGACGACATCGCCCACGACGCGGAGCTGCTGAAGGCGCACGGCGTCTCGATGCCGTTCGCGCTGCCGCTGGGCCCGGAGGAGACCCAGGCCGAGACGCTGCAGTGGATGCTCAGCGGTGGCGGCGGCTACACCGACAGCATCGGCAAGTACACGATCGACTCGCCGGAGAACGTCAAGACCTTCACCTGGCTCCAGAAGAACCTCGTCGCCAAGGGCCTGACCGGCACCGACCCGGCCAAGCTGAACCGGGCGGCGGCCTTCCAGGGCTTCGCCGACGGCAAGGTCGGCATGCTCAACGGCCACCCCACCCTGATGAAGCAGGCCGGGGCCAAGGGCATCGACTACGGCAGCGTCGAGCTGCCCGGCACCAACGGCAAGGCCAAGAACACCATGGGCGTCGCCGACTGGATGATGGCCTTCAAGCAGGGCGGCCACCGCGCCCAGGTCGGCAAGTTCCTCGACTTCGTCTACAGCGACAAGAACGTCGAGAAGTTCTCCGCCGAGTACGGCCTGCTGCCGGTCACCACCTCCGCCTCCGAGGCGATGCAGGCCGACGACACCTACGCCAAGCTGCACGGCTTCCTCAAGCAGCTCCCCAACGCCGAGTTCTACCCGGCGAACAAGACCTCCTGGCCGCTCATCTCCAAGACCGTCAAGGCCAAGATGGGCGCCGCGGTCGACCCCAGGGGCAACCCCGCCGGGGTGCTCACCGACATCCAGAACACGGCGGACGCGGCGGACAACACCGGCGAATGA
- a CDS encoding ROK family protein, protein MRHVIALDVGGTGMKAALVGVDTAPSGEASAGPPVLLHEARRPTGRERGPDAVVEAVLGFAAELRDLGAARYGAPAAAAGVAVPGIVDEDTGTAVYAANLGWRDVPMRALLSERLGGVPVALGHDVRAGGLAEGRIGAGRDADRFLFVPLGTGIAGAIGIGGRIEAGAHGSAGEIGHIVVRPGGRACGCGRRGCLETVASAAAVGRDWAAVCGDPRAGAADAAKAVESGDERARAVWQNAVDALADGLVTGLTLLDPRTLIIGGGLAEAGDTLFTPLREAVRRRVTFQRLPSIVPAALGDAAGCLGAGLLAWDLLSTEVTA, encoded by the coding sequence GTGAGACACGTCATCGCGCTCGATGTGGGCGGCACCGGAATGAAAGCCGCCCTCGTAGGGGTGGACACGGCGCCTTCCGGCGAGGCGTCCGCCGGTCCGCCCGTCCTGCTGCACGAGGCACGCCGCCCCACCGGCCGCGAGCGGGGCCCCGACGCGGTGGTCGAGGCCGTCCTCGGCTTCGCCGCCGAGCTGCGCGACCTCGGCGCGGCACGCTACGGCGCCCCCGCCGCGGCGGCCGGCGTCGCGGTCCCCGGGATCGTCGACGAGGACACCGGCACCGCCGTCTACGCCGCGAACCTCGGCTGGCGGGACGTACCGATGCGGGCGCTGCTGTCCGAGCGGCTCGGCGGGGTGCCGGTCGCCCTGGGCCACGACGTCCGGGCCGGCGGCCTGGCCGAGGGCCGGATCGGCGCCGGCCGGGACGCCGACCGGTTCCTGTTCGTGCCGCTGGGCACGGGCATCGCGGGCGCCATCGGCATCGGCGGCCGGATCGAGGCCGGGGCGCACGGCAGCGCGGGAGAGATCGGCCACATCGTCGTACGGCCCGGGGGGCGCGCCTGCGGCTGCGGCCGGCGCGGCTGCCTGGAGACGGTGGCCTCGGCCGCCGCGGTCGGCCGGGACTGGGCGGCGGTCTGCGGGGACCCGCGGGCCGGTGCGGCGGACGCGGCCAAGGCCGTGGAGTCCGGCGACGAACGGGCCCGCGCCGTGTGGCAGAACGCCGTGGACGCCCTCGCCGACGGCCTGGTCACCGGCCTCACCCTGCTCGACCCGCGGACGCTGATCATCGGCGGCGGGCTCGCCGAGGCGGGCGACACGCTGTTCACACCTCTGCGGGAAGCGGTCCGCCGCCGCGTTACGTTCCAGCGGCTCCCCTCGATCGTTCCGGCGGCCCTGGGGGACGCCGCCGGGTGCCTGGGCGCAGGACTGCTCGCCTGGGATCTTCTCTCCACGGAGGTAACCGCCTGA
- the nagA gene encoding N-acetylglucosamine-6-phosphate deacetylase has translation MAQQQSAQRSPAPGRTVLTGARIARPSGVVERGRITVEDGRIGDVLSRDLDVEEAAAGRVVDLTGHLVVPGFVDMHVHGGGGGSFSSADPEECMTAVETHRRHGTTSLLASTVTGELTDLARQAAVLAELVQQGELAGIHFEGPFISAHRCGAHQPELLRDPDPADVRKLLGAAHGSASMMTLAPELPGGLESVRLLADAGVIAAVGHTDSDYDATRRAIDAGATVATHLFNAMPALGHRAPGPVAALLEDERITVELINDGTHLHPAVLQLAFREAGAGRVAFITDAMGAAGMSDGMYPLGPMRVEVKDGVARISEGPTAGSIAGSTLTLDRAFRRAVTVDGLTVEQAVDALSATPARLLGIDGRTGSLQTGKDADLVVLDAAYEVAGVMRRGEWVVRPAGA, from the coding sequence ATGGCACAGCAACAGTCCGCGCAGCGGTCCCCGGCCCCCGGACGCACCGTCCTGACCGGTGCCCGGATCGCCCGGCCCTCCGGTGTCGTCGAGCGCGGCCGGATCACCGTCGAGGACGGCCGGATCGGCGATGTCCTCAGCCGTGACCTGGACGTGGAGGAGGCGGCGGCCGGCCGCGTCGTGGACCTGACGGGCCACCTCGTCGTGCCCGGCTTCGTCGACATGCACGTGCACGGCGGGGGCGGCGGCTCGTTCTCGTCCGCCGACCCCGAGGAGTGCATGACGGCGGTCGAGACCCACCGCAGGCACGGCACCACCTCCCTGCTGGCCTCCACCGTCACCGGCGAACTCACCGACCTCGCCCGGCAGGCCGCGGTGCTCGCCGAGCTGGTCCAGCAGGGCGAGCTGGCCGGCATCCACTTCGAGGGCCCGTTCATCTCCGCCCACCGCTGCGGCGCCCACCAGCCGGAACTGCTGCGCGACCCGGACCCGGCCGACGTGCGCAAGCTCCTCGGCGCCGCCCACGGCAGCGCCTCGATGATGACCCTCGCGCCCGAACTGCCCGGCGGCCTGGAGTCCGTACGGCTGCTCGCCGACGCCGGAGTGATCGCCGCCGTCGGGCACACCGACTCCGACTACGACGCCACCCGCCGGGCCATCGACGCCGGCGCCACCGTCGCCACCCACCTCTTCAACGCGATGCCCGCGCTCGGCCATCGCGCGCCCGGCCCCGTCGCCGCGCTCCTGGAGGACGAGCGGATCACCGTCGAGCTCATCAACGACGGCACCCATCTGCACCCCGCCGTCCTGCAGCTGGCGTTCCGTGAGGCCGGCGCCGGGCGCGTCGCGTTCATCACCGACGCCATGGGCGCGGCCGGCATGAGCGACGGGATGTACCCGCTCGGCCCGATGCGGGTCGAGGTCAAGGACGGCGTCGCACGGATCAGCGAGGGCCCCACGGCCGGTTCCATCGCCGGCTCCACCCTCACCCTGGACCGGGCCTTCCGGCGCGCGGTCACCGTCGACGGCCTGACGGTCGAACAGGCCGTCGACGCGCTTTCGGCCACCCCGGCCCGCCTCCTGGGCATCGACGGCCGGACCGGCTCGCTGCAGACCGGCAAGGACGCCGACCTGGTGGTGCTGGACGCGGCGTACGAGGTGGCGGGGGTCATGCGCCGGGGCGAGTGGGTGGTGCGCCCGGCGGGCGCCTGA
- the pfkB gene encoding 1-phosphofructokinase: MILTVTLNAALDITYRVPRLRPHATNRVTEVSERPGGKGLNVARVLAALGHRTVATGFAGGGTGAALRALLAETEVTDALVPVGGATRRTVAVADAGSGDTTQLNEPGPTVSPAEWDTFLGTYRELLGGARAVALCGSLPPGVPVDVYARLTRAARSAGVPVLLDTSGEPLRRGLAARPDLAKPNADELAALTGSTEPLRAARDARRRGAHAVAASLGPDGMLAVTADGAWQAAPPRRIAGNPTGAGDSAVAGLLSGLVEGLSWPDRLTRAVALSAATVRAPAAGEFDAATYEELLAGVAVTEHPAAA; the protein is encoded by the coding sequence ATGATCCTCACGGTCACGCTGAACGCCGCCCTGGACATCACCTACCGCGTCCCCCGGCTCCGTCCCCACGCCACGAACCGGGTCACCGAGGTGTCCGAACGCCCCGGTGGCAAGGGCCTGAACGTCGCCCGGGTGCTGGCCGCCCTCGGCCACCGCACGGTCGCCACCGGCTTCGCGGGCGGCGGCACCGGCGCGGCGCTGCGCGCCCTGCTCGCGGAGACCGAGGTCACCGACGCGCTGGTGCCGGTCGGCGGCGCCACCCGCCGCACCGTCGCCGTCGCGGACGCGGGCAGCGGCGACACCACCCAGCTCAACGAGCCGGGCCCGACCGTCTCCCCCGCCGAATGGGACACCTTCCTCGGCACCTACCGCGAACTGCTGGGCGGGGCACGGGCGGTGGCGCTGTGCGGCAGTCTGCCGCCGGGCGTCCCGGTCGACGTCTACGCCCGGCTCACCCGGGCCGCGCGCAGCGCCGGCGTCCCGGTCCTGCTGGACACCAGCGGCGAACCGCTGCGCCGCGGCCTCGCCGCCCGCCCCGACCTCGCCAAGCCCAACGCCGACGAACTCGCCGCCCTCACCGGCAGCACCGAGCCGTTGCGCGCCGCCCGCGACGCCCGGCGCCGCGGCGCCCACGCGGTGGCCGCCTCGCTCGGCCCGGACGGCATGCTCGCGGTGACCGCCGACGGCGCCTGGCAGGCCGCCCCGCCGCGGCGGATCGCCGGCAACCCGACCGGCGCCGGTGATTCCGCGGTCGCCGGTCTGCTGTCCGGGCTGGTGGAGGGGCTGTCCTGGCCGGACCGGCTGACCCGCGCGGTGGCGCTGTCCGCGGCGACCGTACGGGCCCCGGCGGCGGGCGAGTTCGACGCGGCGACCTACGAAGAGCTGCTGGCGGGCGTGGCGGTGACGGAGCACCCGGCGGCTGCGTGA
- a CDS encoding CBM35 domain-containing protein codes for MTAGNNGADTPENDDPFGYLYRSEGGEGGASGPSGGGPAGRQPGVPRTSYNQVRAVGQRQYGQQAPQQVTYGQQNAHYAAPETLPGGDRARSAGGQGNAGPEPRRGRNGLLIGAVAVVAVVCIGIGVAMLTNGKDGQDTAGKQGPAAGDTVKPTDKPAGKPKPGKLPKEEAGSLRLDGGATTVKDVPGARSSNGTYVGGMNTPGAAATWTVDVDAPGKYKLWVGYGVPGKDANLTLNVNGTADSRPINMENFAGAPEGAWDKGWTKTWSYVQLNKGTNTVKLSCERGNQCDVNLDKVWLARS; via the coding sequence ATGACGGCCGGCAACAACGGCGCGGACACGCCGGAGAACGACGACCCGTTCGGCTATCTCTACCGCTCGGAAGGCGGCGAGGGCGGCGCATCGGGCCCGTCGGGCGGCGGTCCGGCCGGGCGGCAGCCGGGTGTCCCGCGTACCTCCTACAACCAGGTGCGGGCGGTCGGCCAGCGCCAGTACGGGCAGCAGGCCCCGCAGCAGGTCACCTACGGGCAGCAGAACGCCCACTACGCCGCGCCGGAGACACTGCCCGGCGGGGACCGGGCGCGCTCCGCGGGGGGCCAGGGCAACGCCGGTCCCGAGCCGCGCCGCGGCCGCAACGGCCTGCTGATCGGCGCCGTCGCGGTGGTCGCGGTGGTGTGCATAGGCATCGGCGTCGCGATGCTCACCAACGGCAAGGACGGGCAGGACACCGCGGGCAAGCAGGGACCGGCGGCCGGTGACACGGTCAAGCCCACCGACAAGCCGGCCGGCAAGCCCAAGCCCGGCAAGCTGCCCAAGGAGGAAGCGGGCAGCCTGCGCCTCGACGGAGGGGCGACCACGGTCAAGGACGTCCCGGGCGCGCGCTCGTCCAACGGGACGTACGTGGGCGGCATGAACACCCCCGGTGCGGCGGCCACCTGGACGGTGGACGTCGACGCCCCCGGCAAGTACAAGCTCTGGGTCGGCTACGGCGTGCCCGGCAAGGACGCCAACCTCACCCTGAACGTGAACGGCACGGCGGACAGCCGGCCGATCAACATGGAGAACTTCGCGGGCGCCCCGGAAGGCGCCTGGGACAAGGGCTGGACCAAGACCTGGTCGTACGTCCAGCTCAACAAGGGCACCAACACCGTCAAGCTGTCCTGCGAGCGCGGGAACCAGTGCGACGTGAACCTCGACAAGGTGTGGCTGGCCAGGAGCTGA
- the cdgB gene encoding diguanylate cyclase CdgB: METESEPYVRLATLRQLHQVVAELNTARSLADTLQTVADGAITGLGYELAAVNLVRPDGDLVVAAVAGSAGAEALMAGRAGSRTSWDRRLAMGERWGDLIFIPHTEGWVLDDDDVPQWHTAGPTPRFPDEWHPMDRLFAPMYTAANGGGELLGVISVDRPRNGRRPGPWGQEALQMYAFQSAIAISNARLRANMQRALVRLEREQQALRASEESFRQAFEYAPSGMAVAEMGGDQHGRLLRTNDALCRLLGRPASGMRRYSFSDLVHPEDIGTLLRTSAEGGRAELRLARRDGTYVWVSLRNSVVADTADGPRFLLTHVEDIEERKRHELQLAHRASHDSLTGLPNSAELRARLGARLCSRTPGSMADAYASSAVLHTDPHDPHGFRPDSQEPFDGLDGFEGGPPAPFDHHVHLVAPADGPADDGSKGLAVLFCDLDGFKSINDRFGHNTGDAVLIEVARRLTSGVRDGDTVARLGGDEFVVLADGLGTADAQDLAVRLRNAIIPPIRVEGRAVRVGASFGIGWASCGMTAEEVLESADQRMYVEKRSRSKAGRRAAG; the protein is encoded by the coding sequence ATGGAGACCGAGTCGGAGCCATACGTCCGTCTTGCCACCCTGCGGCAGCTGCACCAAGTGGTCGCCGAGCTGAACACCGCGCGTAGCCTCGCGGACACCTTGCAGACGGTCGCGGACGGCGCGATCACCGGGCTCGGCTACGAGCTGGCCGCGGTCAATCTCGTCCGCCCCGACGGCGATCTCGTGGTCGCCGCGGTCGCCGGCAGCGCGGGTGCCGAGGCGCTGATGGCCGGACGGGCCGGCTCGCGCACCTCCTGGGACCGCCGGCTGGCCATGGGCGAGCGCTGGGGCGACCTGATCTTCATCCCGCACACCGAGGGCTGGGTGCTCGACGACGACGACGTGCCGCAGTGGCACACGGCCGGGCCCACGCCCCGCTTCCCCGACGAGTGGCACCCCATGGACCGCCTCTTCGCGCCCATGTACACCGCGGCCAACGGCGGCGGCGAACTCCTCGGCGTGATCTCCGTCGACCGGCCGCGCAACGGCCGGCGGCCGGGCCCCTGGGGCCAGGAGGCCCTGCAGATGTACGCCTTCCAGTCCGCCATCGCGATCAGCAACGCCCGGCTGCGGGCGAACATGCAGCGCGCGCTGGTCCGGCTGGAGCGCGAGCAGCAGGCGCTGCGGGCCAGCGAGGAGAGCTTCCGGCAGGCCTTCGAGTACGCGCCGAGCGGGATGGCCGTGGCCGAAATGGGCGGTGACCAGCACGGGCGGCTGCTACGGACCAATGACGCGCTGTGCCGGCTGCTGGGCCGCCCCGCATCCGGGATGCGCCGCTACTCCTTCTCCGACCTGGTCCACCCCGAGGACATCGGCACGCTGCTGCGCACCTCCGCCGAGGGCGGCCGCGCCGAGCTGCGGCTGGCCCGCCGGGACGGCACCTACGTGTGGGTCTCGCTGCGCAACTCCGTCGTCGCGGACACCGCCGACGGCCCCCGCTTCCTGCTCACCCACGTCGAGGACATCGAGGAGCGCAAGCGGCACGAGCTGCAGCTCGCGCACCGCGCCAGCCACGACTCGCTGACCGGGCTGCCCAACAGCGCCGAACTGCGGGCCCGGCTCGGTGCCCGGCTGTGCTCCCGCACGCCCGGCTCGATGGCGGACGCCTACGCCTCCTCGGCCGTCCTGCACACCGACCCCCACGATCCGCACGGCTTCCGGCCGGACAGCCAGGAACCGTTCGACGGGCTCGACGGCTTCGAGGGCGGGCCCCCGGCCCCGTTCGACCACCATGTCCACCTCGTCGCCCCCGCGGACGGGCCGGCCGACGACGGCTCCAAGGGGCTCGCGGTCCTCTTCTGCGACCTCGACGGCTTCAAGTCGATCAACGACCGCTTCGGGCACAACACCGGCGACGCGGTGCTGATCGAGGTCGCCCGGCGGCTGACCAGCGGCGTCCGCGACGGCGACACGGTCGCCCGGCTCGGCGGCGACGAGTTCGTGGTGCTCGCCGACGGCCTCGGCACCGCCGACGCCCAGGACCTCGCGGTCCGGCTGCGCAACGCGATCATCCCGCCGATCCGGGTGGAGGGCCGCGCGGTCCGGGTGGGCGCCAGCTTCGGCATCGGCTGGGCGAGCTGCGGGATGACGGCCGAGGAGGTGCTGGAGTCGGCCGACCAGCGGATGTACGTCGAGAAGCGCTCCCGCTCGAAGGCGGGCCGGCGGGCGGCGGGCTGA